The nucleotide sequence AAAGGACGATTGCTGATGGATCATATAAAAATGTTTGGACATAGAAAACGGGAAAAATTAGTCTGACAAAAGGCAAACTGATAATCGTTAATCCCGCAAGAACTAATAAAATTAGACGAGGTGAGTATTTAATTGAAATGGTAAATCCCCCTTTTTAGAAATCGTATTATCTATATAAGGTAATTTTACCAAATCAATTCTTCTACACTCTTTTATATGCCTAAAAGAATATCTCTGCCTCCCCGCAATTCTATAAAAACGACTCCCTTAAAGAATGCCCCTTTAGTTAAAAAATGCTAAATAAATTACAATAGCGATTATGATTATAAGAAAAAGAATGCCTGTACCTTTCCACCCTAAATCCCCGATTAAATCTTGAAGGCCGCCACCATGCATCGCTGCTGGATTTCTCTTTAACTCTTGTTGTCTTAATCTTTCTCTTCTTTCTTCTGGAGTTTCTTGATCTTTATTCAATATAGATTCCTCCTATAAACAACACTTGTTTACACTTTAACATAAATATCCAGTGTGAAATTAATAATCTTTCCCACAAGTCACACAGCGATTATCTGTATCATTTTCTCCATACATCCGAAGTTCCTTTTCCAGGTTACAGACACGACATTTTTCTAATCGTATTTGAGGCAATGTACCAGCTTCTGCTAATGGGACCCATTGTTCTTCATATAGTTTTTTAGTCATTCCATAGTCAATTAAAACAAGATGCCCCTCTTCATTCAGCCCGTAATTTCCACTATCTTTAAAATCAAATCCGTCTAGTTCTAGATCGATGACTTCGATTGCGGTTTTTAAATCCTCCATCATTCTTGGGTCGTTCTCTAAATCGATATCGTAAGAGCAGTGATTGTGTAATGGGAGTTGCTCATAAAAAGGCTGAACGACATATTTCTCACTTAAAAAAAGAATTGGCGCAATATGTTTGTCTAGCCCCTGCCTTTCCAATGATTTGTACATTTCATATTCATTTTTACTTTGGACATACCCGAGAGGATGCAAAAATGTTTTTATAACAATGCCTTCGAAACGATAAACTTTTCTCGTTGAACCGATTCCGATTATTTCAGCTTGTTTAAGCAAATCCTCTATGTTCTCTACAACTTTGGAAATATTCATTTTTCCATCCCCTAATCATCTATGTATTTAGTACCCGCTATTGTACCTACTGTTTAAAAAAATCAAGCGCTAATCCTTTAAAAAGAATAGCGCCTGAAAACTATAGTGGGATTTTTGTTCCTTGATGGAAATGCATTTTCCACTGTCCATCGACTACTTTCCATATTGAGCTCCTTAATGAATGCTGGTTGTTTAGCTCATTATAAATTCGATACGTTGCTAGAACGATTTCTTCAGACAATGAATGTATTTCAAAATCACTCATTGTCATTTTTACGATTCCAAGAGTTGCTTCACTAATGTCCTCATCTTTGTACAATACTTTCCCTGAGCTTCCAAATTCAAAAAAATTGTCTGAAAGTAAGTTCATTATCTCCTCTTTTGATGTTCGAATTTCTGGTAACAACAATTTGTTTTCGAGTTGAAATAAATGTCTCTTTAATGCTGACCTATTCTCCACTTTCCAGTCACCTTTTCTGTTCATATTATTGTAAATAGTACTATCCTAATCTGCCACAGGAATAGTAGGTGATTGGCAACCATAGGAGTATGCTAGACAACTAAAACCAGACTTTTCAAGGATCGGTTTGCTCATTGGACTGGCATCAACCGTTAGGAAAGAATATCCCTTCTCAAAAGCTTTTTGTGCACGAACTGCCAATAGTTTTGAATAATAACCTTTGCCTCGGTATTGCGGAAGCGTTGACCCTCCCCATAAGCTGGCAAAGGAGGAATTATTCTCTAAGTACATCCAAGCAGCGCTTACAAGCTGACCACCTTCATAAACCCCATAAATATATAGTGAGTCAGGACTATCTTGTTTATCTCTCCAAAGTCTTTCCCCAAGCTCTGTATGAGATCCATTCCAGATAGCATCTTCCAGAGCAATAACATCCAGGATGCCTTGTTCATCTGTTATTTCCTTTACTGCATTCAGATCGAATTTTGTAAGGAAAGGATGACTTTCAGATAATTTCACGACCATGAGTGCTTCTGGATCATCCATCGTAAATCCCTCTTGTTTGAGTATTTCAGTCAAATTATCAGGTTTGTCATAGCTGTACACTTTCCATTCAAAACTTTGCTTAAGGTTACCGAAATAAGTTAACTCATTTCGAATTACTTCCCTTGCAGACCTTTCATTTACATTAGAAGCTAATATAAATCCAT is from Solibacillus isronensis and encodes:
- a CDS encoding DUF6366 family protein yields the protein MNKDQETPEERRERLRQQELKRNPAAMHGGGLQDLIGDLGWKGTGILFLIIIIAIVIYLAFFN
- a CDS encoding protein kinase gives rise to the protein MNISKVVENIEDLLKQAEIIGIGSTRKVYRFEGIVIKTFLHPLGYVQSKNEYEMYKSLERQGLDKHIAPILFLSEKYVVQPFYEQLPLHNHCSYDIDLENDPRMMEDLKTAIEVIDLELDGFDFKDSGNYGLNEEGHLVLIDYGMTKKLYEEQWVPLAEAGTLPQIRLEKCRVCNLEKELRMYGENDTDNRCVTCGKDY
- a CDS encoding nuclear transport factor 2 family protein; its protein translation is MENRSALKRHLFQLENKLLLPEIRTSKEEIMNLLSDNFFEFGSSGKVLYKDEDISEATLGIVKMTMSDFEIHSLSEEIVLATYRIYNELNNQHSLRSSIWKVVDGQWKMHFHQGTKIPL
- a CDS encoding GNAT family N-acetyltransferase, whose product is MDKNEWIKLFHKELRQEAVTPGFIREKTDNVVRHISKFNENGFILASNVNERSAREVIRNELTYFGNLKQSFEWKVYSYDKPDNLTEILKQEGFTMDDPEALMVVKLSESHPFLTKFDLNAVKEITDEQGILDVIALEDAIWNGSHTELGERLWRDKQDSPDSLYIYGVYEGGQLVSAAWMYLENNSSFASLWGGSTLPQYRGKGYYSKLLAVRAQKAFEKGYSFLTVDASPMSKPILEKSGFSCLAYSYGCQSPTIPVAD